The following are encoded in a window of Spea bombifrons isolate aSpeBom1 chromosome 2, aSpeBom1.2.pri, whole genome shotgun sequence genomic DNA:
- the EIF1AX gene encoding eukaryotic translation initiation factor 1A, X-chromosomal produces the protein MPKNKGKGGKNRRRGKNENESEKRELVFKEDGQEYAQVIKMLGNGRLEAMCFDGVKRLCHIRGKLRKKVWINTSDIILVGLRDYQDNKADVILKYNADEARSLKAYGELPEHAKINETDTFGPGDDDEIQFDDIGDDDEDIDDI, from the exons GTAAGGGAGGTAAGAACAGAAGGCGTGGTAAGAATGAAAATGAATCAGAAAAGAGAGAACTGGTGTTTAAAGAAGATGGCCAAG AGTATGCACAAGTGATCAAAATGTTGGGAAATGGCCGACTGGAAGCCATGTGTTTTGATGGTGTCAAGAGGTTATGTCATATTAGAGGAAAGCTGAGAAAAAAG gTCTGGATAAACACCTCAGACATTATATTGGTGGGCCTCCGAGACTATCAA GACAACAAAGCAGATGTTATACTGAAATACAATGCAGATGAAGCCAGGAGTCTCAAGGCATATGGAGAGCTTCCTGAACACG CTAAGATCAATGAAACAGACACATTTGGTCCTGGAGATGATGATGAAATCCAGTTTGATGATATTGGAGATGATGATGAAGATATTGATGAT ATCTGA